One window of Pseudomonas sp. ML2-2023-3 genomic DNA carries:
- the nadB gene encoding L-aspartate oxidase — protein sequence MSQHFQHDVLVIGSGAAGLSLALTLPSHMRIAVLSKGDLANGSTFWAQGGVAAVLDDTDTVQSHVEDTLNAGGGLCHEDAVRFTVEHSREAIQWLIDQGVPFTRDDTVDPEQPGFEFHLTREGGHSHRRIIHAADATGAAIFKTLLEQARQRPNIELLEQRVAVDLITERRLGLEGDRCLGAYVLDRATGEVDTFGSRFTILATGGAAKVYLYTSNPDGACGDGIAMAWRSGCRVANLEFNQFHPTCLYHPQAKSFLITEALRGEGAHLKLPNGERFMQRFDSRGELAPRDVVARAIDHEMKRLGIDCVYLDISHEPEAFIKAHFPTVYERCLTFGIDITKQAIPVVPAAHYTCGGVMVDEHGHTDVPGLYAIGETSFTGLHGANRMASNSLLECFVYAKSAAADILAQLPEIAAPAALPSWDASQVTDSDEDVIIAHNWDELRRFMWDYVGIVRTNKRLQRAQHRVRLLLDEIDEFYSNYKVSRDLIELRNLAQVAELMICSAMERKESRGLHYTLDYPEMLAQAKDTILTPTR from the coding sequence ATGAGCCAACATTTTCAACATGATGTGCTGGTGATTGGCAGCGGCGCTGCCGGCTTGAGCCTTGCGCTCACGCTACCCAGCCATATGCGTATTGCGGTCCTCAGCAAAGGCGATCTGGCCAATGGTTCGACGTTCTGGGCACAGGGCGGCGTAGCCGCAGTACTGGATGACACCGACACGGTGCAGTCTCACGTCGAAGACACCCTCAATGCTGGCGGCGGGTTATGTCATGAAGACGCTGTGCGCTTTACCGTCGAGCACAGCCGCGAAGCCATCCAGTGGCTGATCGATCAAGGCGTCCCCTTCACCCGTGATGACACCGTCGACCCCGAGCAGCCCGGCTTTGAGTTTCACCTCACCCGTGAAGGCGGCCACAGCCACCGGCGCATCATCCATGCGGCGGATGCCACGGGTGCCGCCATTTTCAAGACGTTGCTCGAACAGGCGCGCCAGCGACCCAATATCGAACTGCTCGAACAGCGCGTCGCCGTTGATCTGATTACCGAGCGTCGACTGGGCCTGGAAGGCGATCGCTGCCTGGGGGCCTATGTACTGGATCGCGCCACGGGCGAGGTCGACACCTTTGGCTCGCGCTTCACGATTCTGGCCACGGGTGGCGCGGCCAAGGTGTATCTGTACACCAGCAACCCGGACGGCGCCTGCGGTGACGGCATCGCCATGGCCTGGCGCTCGGGGTGCCGCGTGGCAAACCTGGAGTTCAACCAGTTCCACCCTACCTGCCTGTATCACCCGCAGGCCAAAAGCTTTCTGATCACCGAAGCGCTGCGGGGCGAAGGCGCACACTTGAAGCTGCCCAACGGCGAGCGGTTCATGCAGCGCTTCGACTCCCGGGGTGAACTGGCTCCACGGGATGTCGTCGCACGCGCCATCGACCATGAAATGAAGCGCCTTGGCATCGACTGCGTGTACCTGGACATCAGCCATGAGCCCGAAGCATTTATCAAGGCCCACTTCCCGACTGTCTATGAGCGCTGCCTGACATTCGGCATCGACATCACCAAACAGGCCATCCCGGTGGTGCCTGCGGCGCATTACACCTGCGGCGGAGTGATGGTCGACGAACATGGCCACACGGACGTACCAGGCTTGTACGCCATTGGCGAAACCAGTTTCACCGGTCTGCACGGCGCCAACCGAATGGCCAGCAACTCACTGCTGGAGTGCTTTGTATACGCCAAGTCGGCGGCGGCCGACATTCTCGCCCAACTCCCTGAAATCGCTGCGCCCGCAGCCCTGCCAAGCTGGGATGCAAGCCAGGTTACCGACTCTGACGAAGATGTGATCATCGCCCACAACTGGGATGAACTGCGGCGCTTCATGTGGGACTACGTAGGCATCGTGCGCACCAACAAGCGCCTGCAACGCGCCCAACACCGGGTGCGCCTGCTGCTGGACGAAATTGACGAGTTCTACAGCAACTACAAAGTCAGCCGCGACCTGATCGAACTGCGCAACCTGGCACAAGTCGCCGAATTGATGATCTGCAGCGCCATGGAGCGTAAAGAATCACGCGGCCTGCATTACACCCTGGACTATCCAGAGATGCTGGCGCAGGCGAAGGATACGATCCTGACCCCGACCCGGTGA
- a CDS encoding L-serine ammonia-lyase: MSLSVFDLFKIGIGPSSSHTVGPMRAAARFVEGLRRDELLQHTACVKVELYGSLGATGKGHGSDKAVLLGLEGEHPDTVNTDTVAERLAAIRNSGRLNLLGEHPIDFNEKSHLAMIRKPLPYHPNGMIFRALDAAGIQIRSREYYSVGGGFVVDEGAAGADRIVEDSTPLQYPFKTAKDLLRHCVTHDLSISEVMMANESAWRPEAETRAGLLNIWQVMQDCVSAGCRNEGILPGGLKVKRRAAALHRQLCSNPEAALRDALSVLDWVNLYALAVNEENANGGRVVTAPTNGAAGIIPAVLHYYMRFIGGANEDGVVRFLLTAAAIGILYKENASISGAEVGCQGEVGVACSMAAGALCEVLGGTVQQVENAAEIGMEHNLGLTCDPIGGLVQVPCIERNAMGSVKAINAVRMALRGDGQHFVSLDKVIRTMRQTGADMKSKYKETARGGLAVNIIEC; the protein is encoded by the coding sequence ATGTCGTTAAGCGTGTTCGACCTGTTCAAGATTGGCATCGGCCCTTCCAGTTCCCATACCGTCGGCCCCATGCGCGCAGCTGCGCGTTTTGTCGAAGGTCTGCGCCGTGATGAGCTGTTGCAACACACCGCCTGCGTAAAAGTTGAACTCTACGGCTCCCTTGGCGCCACCGGCAAAGGACACGGCAGCGACAAGGCCGTGTTGCTGGGGCTTGAAGGCGAGCACCCGGACACCGTCAACACCGATACCGTGGCCGAACGTCTGGCTGCCATTCGCAACAGCGGGCGCTTGAACCTGCTGGGCGAACACCCCATCGATTTCAACGAAAAATCCCACTTGGCGATGATTCGCAAACCCCTGCCCTACCATCCCAACGGCATGATTTTCAGGGCGCTGGATGCCGCCGGCATCCAGATCCGCAGCCGCGAGTATTACTCGGTCGGTGGCGGCTTTGTGGTGGATGAAGGCGCCGCGGGCGCTGACCGTATCGTCGAAGACAGCACCCCGCTGCAATACCCCTTCAAGACCGCCAAGGATTTATTGCGCCATTGCGTCACTCATGACCTGTCGATCAGTGAAGTGATGATGGCCAACGAAAGCGCCTGGCGCCCCGAGGCCGAGACCCGCGCCGGCTTGCTGAATATCTGGCAAGTGATGCAGGACTGCGTGAGTGCGGGTTGCCGCAACGAAGGCATTTTGCCCGGTGGGCTGAAGGTCAAGCGACGGGCCGCTGCACTGCACCGTCAACTGTGCAGCAACCCCGAGGCCGCCTTGCGCGATGCGCTGTCGGTACTGGACTGGGTCAACCTGTACGCACTGGCCGTCAATGAAGAAAACGCCAATGGCGGACGCGTGGTCACCGCCCCCACCAACGGCGCGGCCGGGATCATTCCTGCCGTGTTGCATTACTACATGCGCTTTATCGGCGGAGCCAACGAAGACGGGGTGGTGCGCTTTCTGCTGACTGCCGCCGCCATCGGCATTTTGTACAAGGAGAACGCCTCTATCTCGGGCGCCGAAGTCGGCTGTCAGGGCGAGGTCGGCGTGGCCTGCTCAATGGCTGCAGGCGCGCTGTGTGAAGTGTTGGGCGGCACCGTGCAGCAAGTCGAGAACGCAGCTGAAATCGGCATGGAGCACAACCTCGGCCTGACCTGCGACCCGATTGGCGGCCTGGTGCAAGTGCCGTGTATCGAGCGCAACGCGATGGGTTCGGTCAAGGCGATCAACGCCGTACGCATGGCCCTGCGTGGCGACGGCCAACACTTTGTGTCCCTGGACAAAGTTATCCGCACCATGCGCCAGACCGGCGCCGACATGAAAAGCAAATACAAGGAGACCGCTCGCGGCGGTCTGGCTGTAAACATTATTGAGTGCTGA
- a CDS encoding cold-shock protein, whose amino-acid sequence MSQRQSGTVKWFNDEKGFGFITPESGPDLFVHFRAIQGNGFKSLKEGQKVTFISVQGQKGLQADEVQAEG is encoded by the coding sequence ATGTCCCAACGTCAGAGCGGTACCGTCAAGTGGTTTAACGACGAGAAAGGATTTGGCTTTATCACCCCGGAAAGCGGTCCGGACCTGTTCGTGCACTTCCGTGCCATTCAGGGCAACGGCTTCAAAAGCCTGAAAGAAGGCCAGAAAGTGACCTTCATCTCGGTTCAAGGCCAAAAAGGCCTGCAGGCTGACGAAGTTCAAGCCGAAGGCTGA
- a CDS encoding RDD family protein, whose product MSKQPLRPQGDFPAVGLGRRLAAMFYDFLLCTALLIVTTFIYKLIMMSFIGEAKMRALSEAGALDGDPLLSTILFFVLFGFFAKFWTHSGQTLGMQVWGIRVQNADGTAISLWQALLRFIVSIGSWLCLGLGFIWSVFDKQNRTWHDMYSNTQLVRIPKPKK is encoded by the coding sequence ATGTCGAAACAACCACTTAGACCCCAAGGCGATTTTCCCGCCGTTGGCCTGGGGCGCCGCCTGGCAGCCATGTTTTATGACTTTCTGCTGTGTACCGCCTTGCTGATCGTCACCACCTTTATCTACAAGCTGATCATGATGAGCTTTATCGGCGAAGCCAAAATGAGGGCGCTGTCAGAAGCCGGCGCTCTGGATGGCGACCCGCTGCTCTCAACCATCCTGTTCTTTGTCCTGTTCGGTTTTTTTGCCAAGTTCTGGACTCACTCCGGGCAAACCCTGGGCATGCAGGTCTGGGGCATACGCGTACAGAACGCGGACGGCACGGCCATCAGCCTGTGGCAGGCCTTGCTGCGCTTTATCGTCTCTATCGGCTCATGGCTGTGTCTGGGGCTGGGGTTCATCTGGTCGGTATTCGACAAGCAAAACCGCACCTGGCATGACATGTATTCCAACACTCAGTTGGTACGGATCCCCAAGCCAAAGAAATAA
- a CDS encoding DegQ family serine endoprotease, translating into MSMPRLKSYLPIFAAVLMLGQAVPVMAEAQLPDFTQLVEQASPAVVNISTTQKLPERRVSSMGQMPDLEGLPPGLRDFFERSLPPSGKGGRQREAQSLGSGFIISPDGFILTNNHVVADADEIIVRLSDRSEMKAKLVGTDPRSDVALLKIEGKNLPVLKLGKSQDLKAGQWVVAIGSPFGFDHTVTQGIISAIGRSLPNESYVPFIQTDVPINPGNSGGPLFNLAGEVVGINSQIYTRSGGFMGVSFAIPIDVAMDVANQLKAGGKVSRGWLGVVIQEVNKDLAESFGLEKPAGALVAQVLDNGPAAKGGLQVGDVILSMNGQPIVMSADLPHLVGALKAGSKATLEVIRDGKRKNLDLTVGAIPDDAKDIASGTGAEQSSNRLGVSVADLSEEQKKANDIKGGVIITDVQDGPAALIGLQPGDVITHLNNQAITNGKEFTEIAKALPKNRSVSMRVLRQGRASFITFKLAE; encoded by the coding sequence ATGTCGATGCCTCGATTGAAATCGTATTTACCTATTTTTGCAGCCGTGCTGATGCTCGGGCAGGCAGTGCCAGTCATGGCAGAAGCGCAGTTACCTGACTTCACCCAATTGGTCGAGCAAGCCTCGCCAGCGGTAGTGAATATCAGCACCACGCAAAAGCTGCCGGAGCGCCGGGTCTCAAGCATGGGGCAAATGCCAGACCTGGAAGGCTTGCCGCCTGGCCTGCGTGACTTCTTTGAGCGCAGCCTGCCGCCAAGTGGCAAAGGTGGTCGCCAGCGCGAAGCCCAGTCCCTTGGGTCGGGCTTCATCATCTCGCCGGATGGCTTCATCCTGACCAACAACCACGTGGTGGCGGACGCCGATGAAATCATCGTGCGCTTGTCTGATCGCAGTGAAATGAAAGCCAAGCTGGTGGGGACGGATCCACGTTCCGACGTTGCGTTGCTGAAAATCGAAGGCAAAAACCTGCCTGTCTTGAAGCTGGGCAAGTCCCAGGATCTGAAGGCGGGTCAGTGGGTGGTTGCCATCGGTTCACCGTTCGGGTTTGACCACACCGTGACCCAAGGCATTATCAGCGCCATCGGTCGCAGCCTTCCGAATGAAAGCTACGTACCGTTCATCCAGACAGACGTGCCGATCAACCCGGGCAACTCGGGTGGTCCGCTGTTCAACCTGGCGGGCGAAGTGGTGGGTATCAACTCGCAAATCTACACCCGCTCCGGTGGCTTCATGGGCGTGTCCTTCGCAATCCCTATCGATGTGGCGATGGACGTTGCCAACCAGCTCAAGGCTGGCGGCAAGGTTAGCCGTGGCTGGTTGGGCGTGGTGATTCAAGAGGTCAACAAGGACCTGGCCGAGTCCTTCGGTCTGGAAAAACCTGCCGGTGCCCTGGTAGCCCAGGTACTGGATAACGGTCCGGCTGCCAAAGGCGGTCTGCAAGTCGGCGACGTGATTCTGAGCATGAATGGTCAGCCGATCGTCATGTCGGCAGATTTGCCGCATCTGGTTGGCGCACTCAAGGCCGGCAGCAAAGCAACGCTTGAAGTGATTCGTGACGGCAAGCGCAAAAACCTGGACCTGACTGTCGGTGCCATCCCCGATGACGCGAAAGACATTGCTTCGGGCACCGGTGCCGAACAAAGCAGCAACCGTCTGGGTGTGTCCGTGGCGGACCTGAGCGAAGAGCAGAAGAAAGCCAACGACATCAAGGGCGGTGTGATCATCACTGACGTTCAGGACGGTCCTGCTGCCTTGATCGGCCTGCAACCAGGCGACGTGATTACTCATCTGAACAATCAGGCGATTACCAACGGCAAGGAGTTCACTGAAATTGCCAAGGCATTGCCGAAGAATCGTTCAGTGTCGATGCGGGTTCTGCGCCAGGGTCGCGCCAGCTTCATTACCTTCAAGCTGGCGGAGTAA
- the rpoE gene encoding RNA polymerase sigma factor RpoE — protein MLAQEEDQQLVERVQRGDKRAFDLLVLKYQHKILGLIVRFVHDTHEAQDVAQEAFIKAYRALGNFRGDSAFYTWLYRIAINTAKNYLVSRGRRPPDSDVSSEDAEFYDGDHGLKDLESPERALLRDEIESTVHRTIQLLPEDLRTALTLREFDGLSYEDIASVMQCPVGTVRSRIFRAREAIDKALQPLLQEN, from the coding sequence ATGCTAGCCCAGGAAGAGGATCAGCAGCTGGTCGAGCGCGTACAGCGTGGCGATAAGCGCGCATTCGATCTGCTCGTGTTGAAGTATCAGCACAAAATTCTCGGGTTGATCGTGCGTTTTGTGCACGACACCCATGAAGCCCAGGACGTAGCCCAGGAAGCCTTTATCAAGGCTTACCGGGCACTCGGTAATTTTCGCGGTGACAGCGCCTTTTATACATGGCTGTATCGCATCGCCATCAATACGGCGAAAAATTACCTGGTGTCACGGGGGCGACGTCCGCCGGATAGTGATGTGAGCTCGGAAGATGCCGAGTTTTACGATGGTGATCATGGTCTCAAGGATCTCGAGTCGCCGGAGCGCGCTTTGCTCCGTGACGAGATCGAAAGCACCGTTCATCGCACTATTCAGTTACTGCCAGAAGATTTGCGTACGGCGTTAACTTTACGTGAATTTGATGGTCTGAGTTATGAGGACATTGCGAGCGTCATGCAGTGTCCGGTGGGTACCGTGCGCTCCCGGATTTTCCGCGCTCGGGAAGCCATTGATAAAGCCCTGCAGCCGTTGTTGCAGGAAAACTGA
- a CDS encoding sigma-E factor negative regulatory protein codes for MSREALQESLSAVMDNEADELELRRVLNAFDDTQTRDTWSRYQVARAVMHKDLLIPRLDIASAVSAALAEEQTPVKVVRGPWRSIGRLAVAASVTVAVLAGVRLYNQDDIVGNQLAQQNAVQSLSAPMAKGPAVLANYSESSDKATGPMANGVLQGQPGWQDQRLPGYLRQHAQQAALKGAESPLPYARAASLENR; via the coding sequence ATGAGTCGTGAAGCCCTGCAGGAATCGCTGTCCGCAGTGATGGATAACGAAGCGGACGAACTGGAACTACGTCGGGTATTGAATGCCTTTGACGACACACAAACCCGTGACACCTGGTCCCGTTATCAGGTGGCCCGTGCTGTGATGCACAAGGACCTGTTGATTCCGCGCCTGGACATCGCATCTGCCGTTTCGGCCGCGCTGGCCGAAGAGCAAACCCCGGTCAAGGTCGTACGTGGCCCGTGGCGCAGCATCGGTCGTCTGGCCGTAGCCGCTTCGGTTACCGTCGCTGTTCTGGCGGGTGTAAGGCTGTACAACCAGGATGACATCGTCGGTAATCAGCTGGCTCAGCAGAACGCTGTGCAGAGCCTGAGTGCGCCGATGGCTAAAGGCCCGGCGGTACTGGCCAACTACAGCGAAAGCTCCGACAAGGCTACAGGCCCCATGGCCAACGGTGTTCTGCAAGGCCAGCCAGGCTGGCAGGATCAGCGCTTGCCAGGCTACCTGCGTCAGCACGCACAGCAAGCCGCGTTGAAAGGGGCTGAAAGCCCGCTGCCGTATGCTCGTGCCGCGAGCCTTGAAAACCGTTAA
- a CDS encoding DUF4123 domain-containing protein: MTQIAAQQWMAEQRHLGRSVCLILDSLDELTARNGLLNNRAPELYCSIYRETSAADMADNGPFLFLIDNPEDKHLSELLKAPERNWGWLASVAPEAGLQALVKHWRDRMIFGVRPHRGIYRFHDNRVLARALQHLTTATVAGYLGPAISVCYWQGEHWETLGNPAPGNHPVPESPVWNDFPMEADQRASTREANAHRYLLARHLEAYARIAEQQDPELWLSTLLAQANTWGWQASEQLEFLLVQRLKTTTDPLAQRWEARPGESPDAHFQRVFQEVQFWQGDGPL, from the coding sequence ATGACCCAGATTGCGGCGCAACAATGGATGGCCGAGCAACGCCACCTCGGGCGCTCTGTATGTTTGATTCTGGACTCACTGGACGAACTCACCGCCCGTAACGGCCTGTTGAACAACAGGGCACCTGAGCTGTATTGCAGCATTTACCGCGAAACGTCGGCTGCCGATATGGCAGACAATGGGCCTTTTCTGTTTCTTATCGACAACCCTGAAGACAAGCACTTGAGCGAGTTGCTCAAAGCGCCTGAAAGGAACTGGGGCTGGCTTGCCAGTGTTGCACCTGAGGCAGGGCTACAGGCGCTGGTCAAACATTGGCGCGACCGCATGATTTTCGGCGTCCGGCCCCATCGAGGGATTTATCGTTTCCATGACAACCGGGTGCTGGCCCGCGCACTGCAGCACTTAACCACTGCAACGGTTGCGGGGTATTTAGGGCCCGCTATCAGCGTCTGCTACTGGCAAGGGGAGCACTGGGAAACACTCGGCAACCCGGCACCGGGTAACCATCCAGTTCCTGAAAGCCCTGTCTGGAATGACTTTCCCATGGAGGCCGATCAGCGCGCTAGCACGCGCGAGGCCAATGCCCACCGTTACCTGCTGGCCAGGCATCTTGAAGCCTATGCCCGAATTGCCGAACAACAAGACCCGGAACTATGGCTCAGTACTCTATTGGCCCAGGCCAACACCTGGGGTTGGCAGGCGTCTGAGCAGTTGGAGTTTTTGCTCGTTCAGCGTTTAAAGACTACCACTGACCCACTTGCACAGCGCTGGGAGGCGCGCCCTGGTGAAAGTCCTGATGCTCATTTCCAGCGAGTTTTTCAGGAAGTGCAGTTTTGGCAAGGCGATGGCCCTTTATGA
- a CDS encoding MucB/RseB C-terminal domain-containing protein encodes MRVLPLLPLLLSGWFAVPAHADEAQDWLKRLGQAEQQHSYQGTFVYERNGSFSTHSIWHRVQDGKVRERLMQLDGSAQEVIRTDGRTECVTGKLASALGDVTAVPARQFDAQKLNDWYSVTKQGDSRVAGRPVVVISLAPRDQHRYGFELYLDRETGLPLKSLLLNDKGQLLERYQFTTLVTTPPDDNQLTPAGKCRPVTVADTAAPVADTAHVWHSDWLPPGFEQVSSTVHRDPRTKSEVTSLLYDDGLTRFSVFLEPLQGAAVPDARVQLGPTAAVTRHLSTPEGDMMATVVGEIPLGTAERIALSMRVGKDDTQAKP; translated from the coding sequence ATGCGCGTCCTACCTTTGCTACCTCTTCTGCTGAGTGGCTGGTTTGCAGTACCGGCCCACGCCGATGAAGCCCAGGACTGGCTCAAACGTCTTGGGCAGGCCGAGCAACAGCACAGCTATCAAGGCACTTTCGTTTACGAGCGTAACGGTAGTTTTTCTACCCATAGCATCTGGCACCGTGTGCAGGATGGGAAAGTTCGCGAACGTTTGATGCAGTTGGATGGCTCTGCTCAAGAGGTCATTCGTACGGATGGGCGCACTGAATGTGTCACTGGCAAGTTGGCCTCGGCGTTGGGAGATGTCACTGCCGTCCCGGCAAGACAGTTCGATGCCCAGAAGCTCAATGACTGGTACTCCGTCACAAAGCAGGGTGACTCCAGGGTTGCAGGTCGACCGGTGGTGGTGATCTCACTCGCCCCTCGCGACCAGCACCGTTATGGGTTTGAGTTGTACCTGGATCGTGAAACCGGTTTGCCTCTCAAGTCGTTGTTGCTTAATGACAAGGGCCAGTTGCTTGAACGTTACCAGTTTACAACCCTGGTGACGACGCCCCCTGATGACAACCAGCTGACGCCTGCAGGAAAATGCCGCCCGGTTACGGTGGCTGATACTGCAGCACCTGTCGCTGACACGGCTCATGTCTGGCACTCCGACTGGCTGCCGCCCGGTTTCGAGCAGGTCAGCAGCACAGTGCATCGTGATCCCCGGACCAAGTCTGAAGTCACCAGTCTTTTGTATGACGATGGCTTGACGCGCTTCTCTGTGTTTCTCGAACCTTTGCAGGGCGCTGCCGTTCCCGATGCCCGTGTCCAACTGGGGCCTACAGCTGCGGTTACTCGGCACCTGAGTACTCCCGAGGGAGACATGATGGCCACTGTGGTCGGTGAAATTCCTTTGGGGACCGCAGAGCGTATTGCGCTCTCGATGCGTGTCGGTAAAGACGATACGCAGGCCAAACCATAG
- the gcvT gene encoding glycine cleavage system aminomethyltransferase GcvT, whose protein sequence is MSTEQLLKTPLHALHLELGARMVPFAGYDMPVQYPLGVMKEHQHTREQAGLFDVSHMGQIRLTGADAARALEALVPVDIIDLPAGMQRYAMFTNEQGGILDDLMVANLGNDELFLVVNAACKDQDLAHLRKHLSAHCQIQPLFEERALLALQGPAAVNVLQRLAPEVAKMTFMQFAPVTLLGADCYVSRSGYTGEDGFEISVPADRAEELARRLLAEPEVQAIGLGARDSLRLEAGLCLYGHDMNDTTTPIEASLLWAISKARRADGPRAGGFPGAETIFAQQQNGVARKRVGLLPQERTPVREGAEIVDADGTVIGTVCSGGFGPTLGSPLAMGYLDIAFTPVDTEVWAIVRGKRVPMKVSKMPFVAQRYYRG, encoded by the coding sequence ATGTCCACCGAACAACTGCTTAAAACCCCGCTGCACGCACTGCACCTTGAACTCGGTGCCCGCATGGTGCCATTTGCCGGCTACGACATGCCCGTGCAGTACCCGCTCGGCGTGATGAAAGAGCACCAGCACACCCGTGAACAAGCCGGGTTGTTTGATGTCTCCCACATGGGCCAGATTCGCCTGACCGGCGCTGATGCAGCCAGGGCACTGGAAGCCCTGGTACCGGTCGATATCATCGATCTGCCAGCAGGCATGCAGCGCTATGCCATGTTCACCAACGAACAGGGCGGCATCCTCGATGACCTGATGGTTGCCAACCTGGGTAATGACGAGCTGTTCCTGGTGGTTAACGCCGCCTGCAAGGATCAGGACCTGGCCCATCTGCGCAAGCACTTGAGCGCCCACTGCCAGATCCAGCCGCTGTTTGAAGAGCGCGCCCTCCTCGCCCTGCAAGGCCCGGCAGCCGTCAACGTGCTGCAACGCCTGGCACCGGAAGTGGCAAAAATGACCTTCATGCAATTTGCCCCGGTGACGTTACTGGGCGCTGACTGCTACGTCAGCCGCTCGGGTTATACCGGCGAAGACGGCTTTGAGATCTCAGTCCCTGCTGATCGCGCCGAAGAGCTGGCTCGTCGCCTGCTGGCTGAGCCAGAAGTGCAGGCAATCGGCCTGGGCGCTCGGGACTCCCTGCGTCTGGAAGCGGGCCTGTGCCTGTACGGCCACGACATGAACGACACCACCACGCCGATTGAAGCCAGCCTGCTCTGGGCCATCTCCAAGGCCCGCCGTGCAGACGGCCCTCGTGCCGGTGGCTTCCCGGGCGCCGAAACCATCTTCGCGCAGCAGCAGAACGGTGTTGCCCGCAAGCGCGTGGGCTTGTTGCCACAAGAACGTACACCGGTGCGTGAAGGCGCTGAAATTGTCGATGCCGACGGCACGGTGATTGGCACCGTTTGCAGCGGCGGCTTTGGCCCGACTCTGGGCTCGCCTCTGGCAATGGGTTATCTGGATATCGCGTTCACGCCAGTGGACACTGAAGTCTGGGCGATCGTGCGAGGCAAACGCGTACCGATGAAAGTGTCGAAAATGCCGTTTGTCGCGCAACGTTATTACAGAGGTTAA